CGGCGCCGTCGAACCAGATCTCGCCGAGGCGCCCGTACCGCGTGCACAGCTCGCGCAGCTGGGCCGTGTAGAAGGCGTCGTAGGCGGCGGGGTCGGCGTAGCGGGGCTCGTGCCGGTCCCAGGGTGAGAGGTAGACGCCGAAGGCCAGCCCGGCGGCCCGGCAGGCGTCGGCCACCTCACCCACCAGGTCCCCGCGGCCGGCCCGCCAGGGCGACGAGGCCACGGAGTAGTCGGTCGTCGCCGTCGGCCACAGGCAGAACCCGTCGTGGTGCTTGGCCGTCAGCACCAGGTAGCGGGCGCCCATCTCCTGCGCCACCGCCACCCACTGGCCCGCGTCGAGGTCGCTCGGGGCGAAGCTGGCCGCCGGCAGGGTGCCGTCCGACCACTCGCACCCGGCGAAGGTGTTGACGCCCACGTGCACGAACATCCCCAGCTCGAGCTGCTGCCAGGCCAGCTGGGCCGCACTCGGTCTGAGCTCGTCCACCGCCCTCACGGTAGCGGCCCCCGGCGCCGGGTTAGGTTGACGACATCAGGTCGACGACGACAGGAGGGGACGATGACGCTCACCGAGATGCGTCCGAGCGGCGCGCCGCCGGTGCCACCCGGGACCGATCCCGAGACCGCAGCCGTGGTCGAGGCGCTCTACACCGACGGGATCGCGGCCCTCAAGGGCGCGTTCAGCCGCGACTGGGCCGCGCAGATGGGCGAGGACATCGAGACCGCCTTCGCCGAGGCGCGGAGCCGGGAGAACGGGGCGGTGGGCCGCGGGCCGAACCGCTACTACGTGGAGATCCACCCGGAGCAGCTGCGCGGGTTCGTGGACCTGGTGGACCACCCGTGGGTCCGCTCGGTGGCCACGGCGGTGCTGGGTCCGGAGTACGAGATCGTCGAGGTGGGCTTCGACATCCCGTTCGCGGGCGCCATGAACCAGCCCTGGCACCGGGACTTCCCGATGCCCGACCAGACCCGCACCGAGGGGCGGCTGACCTCGCTGGCCTTCAACCTGACCGCGGTAGACACCACCGAGGACATGGGACCGTTCGAGATCGCACCGGGCACGCAGTGGGACTGGTCGGAGGAGTTCGACCACGGCATGTTCCCGCCGAAGTCGATGTATCCCCGCTACGCCGAGCGGGCCGTCCGGAAGTACCCGCAGAGGGGTGACCTGTCGGTCCGCTCCGCCCTCACCATCCACCGGGGCACGGAGAACCGCTCGCAGCTGTCCCGGCCGGTGCTGGTGCTGGGCCTCGACGCCCCGGGGGCGGGCAACGCCGAGCACCACGACCTCGCCGTCACCCGCGACTACCACGCTGCGCTCCCGCAGCGGGTCCGGGACCACCTGCGCTGCCCCGTGGTGGACCAGCTGACCCCGATCACCCAGAAGCACACGATCGAAGGGCTGGTGATGGGCGAGCCCTGAGCGCCCGTGCTAGGCCGACGCCGTCCCCTCCGCGGGGGCGGCGTCGACCGTCCGGGCCTCGGGCTGGCCGGCAGCCGCCGCCTTCGCGGCCTTCGTGGCGGCCGCCTTCGCCGCCCGGGCCGCCTTCGCCCTGGCGGCCTTGGCCGCCTTCGCCTCCGCGACCTCCGCCTCCGTCGGCGCCGGTGGTGGCTCCTCCTCCGTGCCGTCCCCGCGGGTGGCCACCGCTGCGGCCGCCTCGGGCCCCTGCTCCAGCAGGACGCGGAAGCCCTCTGCGCCGGCCAGCACGGGCACCTTGAGCTCGACGGCCTTGTCCGCCTTGGAGCCGGGCGACTCCCCCACCACCGCGAACGACGTCTTCTTGGACACCGAGCTGGCGACCTTGCCGCCGCGGGAGGTGATGGCCTCCGCCGCGGTGTCGCGGGTGAAGCCGTCCAGCGAACCGGTGACGACGACGGAGATGCCGGCCAGGGTCTGCTCGCGCTGCTCCTGCGGCTCCTCCCGCAGGACGCAGCCGGACCGCTGCCACTTGGTGACGATCTCGCGGTGCCAGTCGACGGCGAACCACTCGGCGATCGTGGCGGCCATCGTCGGGCCCACCCCGTCCACGGCCGCCAGCTCCTCGGCCGTGGCGTCCGCGATGGCGTCGACGTCGCCGAAGGCCCGGGCGAGGTCCGGAGCCGTCGAGGGGCCGACGTGCCGGATGCTCAGCGCCACCAGGAACTTCGACAGCGGCCGGGTCTTGGCCGCCTCCAGGTTGGTCAGCAGCTTGGCGCCGTTGGCCGTCAGCCGGCCGGCGGTGGTGGTGAAGAACGGCACCCCGGTCAGCCGGGCCTCGTCGAGGTCGAACAGGTCACCCTCGTCGGCCAGCAGGCCGTTCTCCAGCAGCGCCGTGGCGGACTGGTAACCGAGGTTCTCGATGTCCAGCGCCCCCCGGCTGGCCACGTGGAACAGCCGCTCCCGCAGCTGCGCCGGGCAGGAGCGGTGGTTGGGGCAGCGGAGGTCGGCGTCGCCCTCCTTCTCGTGCCGCAGCTCGGTCCCGCAGGCCGGGCAGTGGGTCGGCATCACGAACGGGCGCTCGTCACCCGTGCGCAGCTCGACCACCGGCCCGA
The window above is part of the Friedmanniella luteola genome. Proteins encoded here:
- a CDS encoding phytanoyl-CoA dioxygenase family protein: MTLTEMRPSGAPPVPPGTDPETAAVVEALYTDGIAALKGAFSRDWAAQMGEDIETAFAEARSRENGAVGRGPNRYYVEIHPEQLRGFVDLVDHPWVRSVATAVLGPEYEIVEVGFDIPFAGAMNQPWHRDFPMPDQTRTEGRLTSLAFNLTAVDTTEDMGPFEIAPGTQWDWSEEFDHGMFPPKSMYPRYAERAVRKYPQRGDLSVRSALTIHRGTENRSQLSRPVLVLGLDAPGAGNAEHHDLAVTRDYHAALPQRVRDHLRCPVVDQLTPITQKHTIEGLVMGEP